The following are from one region of the Magallana gigas chromosome 6, xbMagGiga1.1, whole genome shotgun sequence genome:
- the LOC105342395 gene encoding histone acetyltransferase KAT5 isoform X1, with translation MKGTDSQPEIVEGCRLPVLLRNGDGWHMAEILGKKDLKGKNLYYIHYEDFNKRLDEWVTEERMDIAKLVQPSKEAKTPKKEGVKSGTESRPSSPEREVVSTPNGSAAPTTGNKKFSSSSRKRKGADDSENIESATQSRTSTPTVPSGIDPLATPTGSRNNTPTLGLQQQNNVALNEDGSKKPRQTGSMVAHHDDIVTRMKNVEMIELGKYRIRPWYFSPYPQELTSLSIVYICEFCLKYVKSKKCLERHIQKCLLRYPPGNEIYRKGNISFFEIDGRKNKAYAQNLCLLAKLFLDHKTLYYDTDPFLFYVMCEQDCKGYHIVGYFSKEKESTEDYNVACILTLPPFQKKGFGKLLIEFSYELSKCEGKTGSPEKPLSDLGLLSYRSYWSQTILEILITMTPSEGNDRPVITINDISEMTSIKKEDVISTLQHLNLINYYKGQYIITLSHEQIDTQNKAMEKRKVRIDPKCLHWQPKDWSKRGKW, from the exons ATGAAAGGAACAGATTCTCAG CCTGAGATAGTAGAAGGATGCAGATTGCCAGTGTTACTGAGAAATGGAGATGGATGGC ACATGGCAGAAATTCTTGGAAAGAAAGACCTAAAAGGGAAAAACCTTTACTACATTCACTATGAAGACT TCAATAAGAGGTTGGATGAATGGGTCACAGAAGAACGTATGGACATTGCTAAGCTTGTACAGCCTTCAAAAGAGGCCAAGACACCAAAAAAAGAAGGGGTCAAATCTGGAACAGAGTCAAGGCCATCTAGTCCTGAAAGAGAAGTCGTTAGCACT CCAAATGGGTCAGCAGCACCTACAACAGGAAACAAAAAATTCAGCAGCAGCAGCAGGAAAAGAAAAGGGGCTGATGACTCAGAG AATATTGAATCAGCCACACAGAGTAGAACTAGCACCCCGACTGTCCCGAGTGGG ATTGACCCCTTAGCGACCCCCACAGGCAGTAGGAACAATACCCCTACGCTTGGCCTCCAACAGCAGAACAATGTAGCATTG AATGAAGATGGCTCCAAGAAGCCCAGACAGACAGGAAGTATGGTTGCTCACCATGACGATATAGTAACCAGGATGAAAAATGTAGAAATGATAGAACTAGGAAAATACAGAATTCGTCCCTGGTATTTTTCTCCCTATCCTCAG GAATTGACGTCTTTATCCATAGTGTATATTTGTGAATTTTGTCTGAAATATGTGAAAAGTAAAAAGTGCTTAGAGAGACATATA CAAAAGTGCTTACTGCGATATCCCCCAGGGAATGAAATCTACAGGAAAGGAAACATATCATTTTTCGAAATTGATGGAAGGAAAAATAAA GCATATGCTCAGAACCTGTGTCTCTTGGCCAAGCTATTTCTAGACCACAAAACACTGTATTATGACACTGACCCCTTCCTGTTCTACGTGATGTGTGAACAAGACTGTAAAGGCTACCACATTGTGGGCTATTTCTCCAAG GAAAAGGAGTCCACAGAAGACTACAATGTAGCCTGTATTTTGACTTTGCCCCCATTTCAGAAAAAAGGGTTTGGAAAACTTTTGATAGAATTCA GTTATGAGTTGTCCAAGTGTGAAGGAAAGACTGGTTCCCCAGAAAAGCCGCTATCTGACCTTGGTCTGCTGTCCTATAGGAGTTATTGGTCCCAGACAATCCTGGAGATTCTCATCACCATGACGCCCTCAGAGGGCAACGATCGGCCCGTCATCACCATCAA TGATATCTCGGAGATGACAAGCATCAAGAAAGAGGATGTGATTTCCACCTTACAACACCTGAACCTGATTAACTACTACAAGGGACAGTACATCATCACCTTATCTCACGAACAGATCGACACCCAGAACAAGGCCATGGAGAAACGCAAAGTACGAATCGACCCCAAGTGTCTGCACTGGCAACCCAAGGACTGGAGCAAGCGGGGCAAGTGGTGA
- the LOC105342395 gene encoding histone acetyltransferase KAT5 isoform X2 has translation MKGTDSQPEIVEGCRLPVLLRNGDGWHMAEILGKKDLKGKNLYYIHYEDFNKRLDEWVTEERMDIAKLVQPSKEAKTPKKEGVKSGTESRPSSPEREVVSTPNGSAAPTTGNKKFSSSSRKRKGADDSEIDPLATPTGSRNNTPTLGLQQQNNVALNEDGSKKPRQTGSMVAHHDDIVTRMKNVEMIELGKYRIRPWYFSPYPQELTSLSIVYICEFCLKYVKSKKCLERHIQKCLLRYPPGNEIYRKGNISFFEIDGRKNKAYAQNLCLLAKLFLDHKTLYYDTDPFLFYVMCEQDCKGYHIVGYFSKEKESTEDYNVACILTLPPFQKKGFGKLLIEFSYELSKCEGKTGSPEKPLSDLGLLSYRSYWSQTILEILITMTPSEGNDRPVITINDISEMTSIKKEDVISTLQHLNLINYYKGQYIITLSHEQIDTQNKAMEKRKVRIDPKCLHWQPKDWSKRGKW, from the exons ATGAAAGGAACAGATTCTCAG CCTGAGATAGTAGAAGGATGCAGATTGCCAGTGTTACTGAGAAATGGAGATGGATGGC ACATGGCAGAAATTCTTGGAAAGAAAGACCTAAAAGGGAAAAACCTTTACTACATTCACTATGAAGACT TCAATAAGAGGTTGGATGAATGGGTCACAGAAGAACGTATGGACATTGCTAAGCTTGTACAGCCTTCAAAAGAGGCCAAGACACCAAAAAAAGAAGGGGTCAAATCTGGAACAGAGTCAAGGCCATCTAGTCCTGAAAGAGAAGTCGTTAGCACT CCAAATGGGTCAGCAGCACCTACAACAGGAAACAAAAAATTCAGCAGCAGCAGCAGGAAAAGAAAAGGGGCTGATGACTCAGAG ATTGACCCCTTAGCGACCCCCACAGGCAGTAGGAACAATACCCCTACGCTTGGCCTCCAACAGCAGAACAATGTAGCATTG AATGAAGATGGCTCCAAGAAGCCCAGACAGACAGGAAGTATGGTTGCTCACCATGACGATATAGTAACCAGGATGAAAAATGTAGAAATGATAGAACTAGGAAAATACAGAATTCGTCCCTGGTATTTTTCTCCCTATCCTCAG GAATTGACGTCTTTATCCATAGTGTATATTTGTGAATTTTGTCTGAAATATGTGAAAAGTAAAAAGTGCTTAGAGAGACATATA CAAAAGTGCTTACTGCGATATCCCCCAGGGAATGAAATCTACAGGAAAGGAAACATATCATTTTTCGAAATTGATGGAAGGAAAAATAAA GCATATGCTCAGAACCTGTGTCTCTTGGCCAAGCTATTTCTAGACCACAAAACACTGTATTATGACACTGACCCCTTCCTGTTCTACGTGATGTGTGAACAAGACTGTAAAGGCTACCACATTGTGGGCTATTTCTCCAAG GAAAAGGAGTCCACAGAAGACTACAATGTAGCCTGTATTTTGACTTTGCCCCCATTTCAGAAAAAAGGGTTTGGAAAACTTTTGATAGAATTCA GTTATGAGTTGTCCAAGTGTGAAGGAAAGACTGGTTCCCCAGAAAAGCCGCTATCTGACCTTGGTCTGCTGTCCTATAGGAGTTATTGGTCCCAGACAATCCTGGAGATTCTCATCACCATGACGCCCTCAGAGGGCAACGATCGGCCCGTCATCACCATCAA TGATATCTCGGAGATGACAAGCATCAAGAAAGAGGATGTGATTTCCACCTTACAACACCTGAACCTGATTAACTACTACAAGGGACAGTACATCATCACCTTATCTCACGAACAGATCGACACCCAGAACAAGGCCATGGAGAAACGCAAAGTACGAATCGACCCCAAGTGTCTGCACTGGCAACCCAAGGACTGGAGCAAGCGGGGCAAGTGGTGA